A window from Glandiceps talaboti chromosome 15, keGlaTala1.1, whole genome shotgun sequence encodes these proteins:
- the LOC144446986 gene encoding pre-mRNA-splicing factor SLU7-like, whose translation MAYIAGAADKVPSAVLRAAKKEKNEQIEEVDEPRQKKREDWRKAKELEEARKLGKIPALVDEEGRDINPHIPQYIAASPWYLGFTQPTLKHQRPQEEKQRQFDGLNEWYKRGVKLSSIATKYRKGACENCGSLTHTKKTCLERPRRVGAKFTGEEIAPDEHLQPQLSFDYDGKRDRWNGYNPAEHTAVIDEYAKIEDAKKQLKAEQLHEDLLTGQISERLTKDDSEDDEKYAEHAPMPGTNFDTKRRITVRNLRIREDTAKYLRNLDPNSAYYDPKTRSMRENPYAQISRTADELPYAGDNFVRSEGDTSRMATAQLFAWEAYEKGTDVHLQAEPTKLELLHNEFKVRKEDFTEDQKQNILQKYGGEEHLEAPPKQLLLAQTEDYVEYSRHGSVIKGQEKAKMKSKYEEDVYINNHTSVWGSFWRDGRWGYDCCHSYVKHSYCTGEAGKEVSGSLMGELLPNTFVQEQEESKSLLEQHQENMAKKDRKKKKKKKKHPKSDDEDSEEEEIRLRRERLKKALEEEDRKRKEAEAILSLDERKRPYNSLQTFNDYKEPTEEEMEAYRMKRRREDDPMAQFLSQK comes from the exons ATGGCGTATATTGCCGGCGCAGCCGATAAAGTGCCATCGGCTGTGTTAAGGGCGGCAAAGAAGgagaaaaatgaacaaattgaaGAGGTAGATGAACCGAGACAGAAAAAACGAGAAGACTGGAGGAAAGCGAAAGAACTCGAAGAAGCAAGAAAGCTTGGAAAAATCCCAGCCTTGGTCGACGAAGAGGGCAG GGACATCAACCCTCATATCCCACAATACATTGCAGCGTCACCATGGTACCTTGGGTTTACCCAACCTACATTGAAGCATCAAAGACCACAGGAAGAAAAACAACGACAGTTCGATGGACTTAATGAGTGGTACAAAAGAGGAGTCAAGTTA tCATCTATAGCAACCAAGTACAGGAAAGGAGCATGTGAAAACTGTGGATCACTaacacacacaaagaaaacTTGTCTTGAG AGACCAAGACGAGTTGGTGCCAAATTCACAGGTGAAGAAATAGCACCCGATGAACACTTACAACCGCAGCTAAGTTTTGATTATGATGGTAAAAGAGATAGGTGGAATGGATACAATCCTGCCGAACACACCGctgtcattgatgaatatgcTAAAATTGAAGACGCCAAGAAACAGTTGAAAGCAGAACAGTTACATGAAGATTTGCTGACAGGACAGATATCAGAAAGACTGACTAAG gATGACAGTGAGGATGATGAAAAATATGCAGAGCATGCTCCTATGCCTGGCACAAACTTTGATACTAAAAG GCGTATTACAGTCAGAAATTTAAGAATCAGGGAAGACACTGCCAAG TATCTGCGGAATTTGGACCCTAATTCAGCCTACTATGATCCCAAGACTCGATCCATGCGTGAAAATCCATATGCCCAGATTTCAAGGACAGCAGATGA ACTTCCATATGCTGGTGATAATTTTGTACGAAGTGAGGGTGATACATCAAGAATGGCAACTGCACAAT TGTTTGCATGGGAAGCATATGAGAAGGGAACAGATGTACATCTACAAGCAGAACCAACAAAGTTAGAATTATTACACAATGAATTCAAAGTAAGAAAAGAAGATTTTACAGAGGACCAAAAACAAAATATCCTCCAAAAG TATGGTGGAGAAGAACATTTAGAAGCACCACCTAAACAGCTACTCCTGGCACAAACA GAAGACTATGTTGAATATTCAAGACATGGATCTGTGATAAAGGGACAAGAAAAAGCTAAGATGAAATCAAAGTATGAAGAAGATGTTTATATCAACAACCATACA aGTGTATGGGGTTCTTTCTGGAGAGATGGTAGATGGGGCTATGACTGCTGTCATTCCTATGTGAAACATTCCTACTGTACTGGTGAGGCTGGTAAAGAAGTATCAGGCAGTTTGATGGGAGAACTGTTACCAAATACTTTTGTCCAGGAACAAGAAGAATCTAAATCATTATTAGAG caacatcAAGAAAACATGGCTAAGAAAGAtagaaagaagaaaaagaagaaaaagaaacatCCAAAATCTGATGATGAAGACAGTGAAGAAGAAGAAATCAGACTAAGAAGGGAGAGATTAAAGAAG GCTTTAGAAGAAGAGGATAGAAAGAGGAAAGAGGCAGAGGCAATCTTATCTCTGGATGAGAGGAAGAGACCGTACAATAGTTTACAGACTTTTAATGACTACAAAGAACCAACAGAAGAAGAAATGGAAGCATACAGAATGAAAAGACGAAGGGAAGACGACCCAATGGCTCAGTTTCTCAGTCAGAAGTAG